Part of the Tetragenococcus koreensis genome, TTTAATAGGTAACCATTTGCTTTATATTTTAATGCTTCTAAAGCGTATTCTTCATCGTTAAATGTTGTTAGCATAAGAATAATCACATCCGGCCAACGTTCACGGATTTTCCGCCCTGCTTCTAACCCATTCATTTCAGGCATACGAATATCTAAAATGACCACATCAAAAGATTGCTTTTCACATAACTCTATTGCTTCTTTTCCATTGCTGGCTTCACCAGTCACCTGAAATTCTTCGTCTACCTCGATCATCAATTTTAATCCTTGACGAACCAGCGTTTGATCTTCAGCAAGTAAAATATTAGTCATCGTTTTTCACCTCCAAGGGAAATTGACCGATTAAATGAAGTTCTTCTCCTGACTGACTTACCGTCAATCTTCCACCAATTTCAGATAAACGTTCACGCATATTCGTCAATCCAAATCCTTCTGTAATCGTTACTTTTTCTTTCAAAGGATGGGTGACCTGGAAGCGTAAATCTCTTTGAGCAATAATTTGAAATTCTATAGCTGCTTGACGACTCAAACTATGCCGCATCATATTGGTCAGTGCTTCTTGAATCGAACGGTACAATGTAACTGATTGTTTGTTGGATAACACGATTCCCAAAACACCTGTTTTCATTGTGATGGCGACTCGAAGTTGACTCTCAGATTCTAATTTCCGTATCAATTGAATAACCGCTTGAATGCCAGCAGTGTCTTCTGTCTTAAACGTTTTTACTGCACTTCGTGTGTCTGCTAAACTATCTTGTGCAAGTGTTTTTAATTGCGCAAACGTTTTTTGGCTTTCACTGTCCTTTGCCTGCAATCTCGCTGCTTCAAGTTGCATCGTCAAAGCGGTCAAACGATGACCTACTGAATCGTGAATTTCTCTGGCGATTTGATTTCTTTCTTCTTGTCTAGTTACCTTTTCCAAGTCTCCCACCTGTCTCTTTGAAGAACGATATAAGCTATAAATTGACTCGTATTGATCTTTATACGTTTCGCTTTTAGCATCCGCTTGTTTCCAATTTATAATAGTAAAAGAAAAAAGGGCTGAACCTAGGAACGCGACAAAAGCCAGTAACCATTCTTGCTCAAGTATAGGTGCCAAAACTACGATAGCTGTTAGGTACAACAAATAAAGGTACAATGATCGGAAAGATAGATATAGACTTGCATACACGACGATGGTCCCTATTACCATCCAAAACAATAAAAAATGATCAAAAATAATTAAAACTAAAAGAGGTAATAATCCTAAATCGATTATTTTATAGGGATTTTTTAAAATCGGAATGAGGAAATAAAGAACAAAGAAAAACGCGCTAAAAAGAAAAAAATCACTTGCGACTCTTGTTGTATACGTTTCTAAAAACCATGCGGCTAACATTATAACCGAATTTATCCAAAAAAAGATTGTCCTTCCCTCCTCCTTTTAAAAACACTAATATGTACTATTTCTAGCCAAACTACAACGTTGTTTGATAAGCAATTTTTCTTTAAATGAGTGAACTAACAAACTACCTTTATCCATTTTATCAAACTTGTGGTATTTTTTCTCTCATTTTTTTGTTTGATCTGGTTGTCGTCCTATTAGCTTGCTAGCTTTGTTCGTTTTTCCTATAAATTCAATCCTAAAAAAACCTTGACTTTATTTGCAGTCCATGTGAAAATGTATACAAATAAACATTCTTCAGGGCAGGGTGTAATTCCCGACCGGCGGTAAAAGTCCGCGAACCTTACGAGGTTGATTCA contains:
- a CDS encoding sensor histidine kinase — encoded protein: MYASLYLSFRSLYLYLLYLTAIVVLAPILEQEWLLAFVAFLGSALFSFTIINWKQADAKSETYKDQYESIYSLYRSSKRQVGDLEKVTRQEERNQIAREIHDSVGHRLTALTMQLEAARLQAKDSESQKTFAQLKTLAQDSLADTRSAVKTFKTEDTAGIQAVIQLIRKLESESQLRVAITMKTGVLGIVLSNKQSVTLYRSIQEALTNMMRHSLSRQAAIEFQIIAQRDLRFQVTHPLKEKVTITEGFGLTNMRERLSEIGGRLTVSQSGEELHLIGQFPLEVKNDD